In the genome of Streptococcus mitis, one region contains:
- a CDS encoding 50S ribosomal protein L17, translating to MAYRKLGRTSSQRKAMLRDLTTDLLINESIVTTEARAKEIRKTVEKMITLGKRGDLHARRQAAAFVRNEIASENYDEATDKYTSTTALQKLFSEIAPRYAERNGGYTRILKTEPRRGDAAPMAIIELV from the coding sequence ATGGCTTACCGTAAACTAGGACGCACTAGCTCACAACGTAAAGCAATGCTTCGCGATTTGACAACTGACCTTTTGATCAACGAATCAATCGTGACAACTGAAGCTCGTGCTAAAGAAATCCGTAAAACTGTTGAAAAAATGATTACTCTAGGTAAACGTGGTGATTTGCATGCACGTCGTCAAGCAGCTGCTTTCGTACGTAATGAAATCGCATCTGAAAACTATGATGAAGCAACTGACAAGTACACTTCTACTACAGCACTTCAAAAATTGTTCTCAGAAATCGCACCTCGTTATGCTGAACGTAACGGTGGATACACTCGTATCCTTAAAACTGAACCACGTCGTGGTGATGCAGCGCCAATGGCGATCATCGAATTAGTATAA
- a CDS encoding DNA-directed RNA polymerase subunit alpha, which translates to MIEFEKPNITKIDENKDYGKFVIEPLERGYGTTLGNSLRRVLLASLPGAAVTSINIDGVLHEFDTVPGVREDVMQIILNIKGIAVKSYVEDEKIIELDVEGPAEVTAGDILTDSDIEIVNPDHYLFTIGEGSSLKATMTVNSGRGYVPADENKKDNAPVGTLAVDSIYTPVTKVNYQVEPARVGSNDGFDKLTLEILTNGTIIPEDALGLSARILTEHLDLFTNLTEIAKSTEVMKEADTESDDRILDRTIEELDLSVRSYNCLKRAGINTVHDLTEKSEAEMMKVRNLGRKSLEEVKLKLIDLGLGLKDK; encoded by the coding sequence ATGATCGAGTTTGAAAAACCAAATATAACAAAAATTGATGAAAATAAAGATTATGGCAAGTTTGTAATCGAACCACTTGAACGTGGCTACGGTACAACTCTTGGTAACTCTCTTCGTCGTGTACTTCTAGCTTCTCTACCAGGAGCAGCTGTGACATCTATTAACATTGATGGTGTGTTACATGAGTTTGACACAGTTCCAGGTGTTCGTGAAGACGTGATGCAAATCATTCTGAACATTAAAGGAATTGCAGTGAAATCGTACGTTGAAGACGAAAAAATCATCGAACTGGATGTTGAAGGTCCTGCTGAAGTAACAGCTGGTGACATTTTGACAGATAGCGATATTGAAATTGTAAATCCAGATCATTATCTCTTTACAATCGGTGAAGGTTCTTCTCTAAAAGCGACTATGACTGTTAACAGTGGTCGTGGATATGTACCTGCAGATGAAAATAAAAAGGATAATGCACCAGTTGGGACACTTGCTGTAGATTCTATTTATACACCAGTTACCAAAGTCAACTATCAAGTTGAACCTGCTCGTGTAGGTAGCAATGATGGATTTGACAAACTAACCCTTGAAATCTTGACAAATGGAACAATTATTCCAGAAGATGCTTTAGGGCTTTCAGCACGTATTTTGACAGAACATCTTGATTTGTTTACAAATCTTACTGAGATTGCTAAGTCAACTGAAGTGATGAAAGAAGCTGATACTGAATCTGACGACCGTATTTTGGATCGTACGATTGAGGAACTGGACTTGTCTGTGCGTTCATACAACTGTTTGAAACGTGCCGGTATCAATACTGTGCATGATTTGACAGAAAAATCTGAAGCAGAGATGATGAAAGTACGAAATCTTGGACGCAAGAGTTTGGAAGAAGTGAAACTCAAACTCATTGATTTGGGTCTTGGATTAAAAGATAAATAA
- a CDS encoding 30S ribosomal protein S11: MAKPTRKRRVKKNIESGIAHIHATFNNTIVMITDVHGNAIAWSSAGALGFKGSRKSTPFAAQMASEAAAKSAQEHGLKSVEVTVKGPGSGRESAIRALAAAGLEVTAIRDVTPVPHNGARPPKRRRV; encoded by the coding sequence TTGGCTAAACCAACACGTAAACGTCGTGTGAAAAAGAATATCGAATCTGGTATTGCTCATATTCACGCTACATTTAATAACACTATTGTTATGATTACTGATGTGCATGGTAATGCAATTGCTTGGTCATCAGCTGGTGCTCTTGGTTTCAAAGGTTCTCGTAAATCTACACCATTCGCTGCTCAAATGGCTTCTGAAGCTGCTGCTAAATCTGCACAAGAACACGGTCTTAAATCAGTTGAAGTTACTGTAAAAGGTCCAGGTTCTGGTCGTGAGTCAGCTATTCGTGCGCTTGCTGCCGCTGGTCTTGAAGTAACAGCAATTCGTGATGTGACTCCAGTGCCACACAATGGTGCTCGTCCTCCAAAACGTCGCCGTGTATAA
- a CDS encoding 30S ribosomal protein S13: MARIAGVDIPNDKRVVISLTYVYGIGLATSKKILAAAGISEDVRVRDLTSDQEDAIRREVDAIKVEGDLRREVNLNIKRLMEIGSYRGIRHRRGLPVRGQNTKNNARTRKGKAVAIAGKKK; encoded by the coding sequence ATGGCTCGTATTGCTGGAGTTGACATTCCAAATGACAAACGCGTAGTAATCTCATTGACTTATGTTTATGGTATCGGACTTGCAACATCTAAGAAAATTTTGGCTGCTGCTGGAATCTCAGAAGATGTTCGTGTACGTGATCTTACATCAGATCAAGAAGATGCTATCCGTCGTGAAGTGGATGCAATCAAAGTTGAAGGTGACCTTCGTCGTGAAGTAAACTTGAACATCAAACGTTTGATGGAAATCGGTTCATACCGTGGTATCCGTCACCGTCGTGGACTTCCTGTCCGTGGACAAAACACTAAAAACAACGCTCGCACTCGTAAAGGTAAAGCTGTTGCGATCGCTGGTAAGAAAAAATAA
- a CDS encoding 50S ribosomal protein L36: protein MKVRPSVKPICEYCKVIRRNGRVMVICPANPKHKQRQG from the coding sequence ATGAAAGTAAGACCATCGGTCAAACCAATTTGCGAATACTGTAAAGTTATTCGTCGTAATGGTCGTGTTATGGTAATTTGCCCAGCAAATCCAAAACACAAACAACGTCAAGGATAA
- a CDS encoding translation initiation factor IF-1 — protein sequence MAKDDVIEVEGKVVDTMPNAMFTVELENGHQILATVSGKIRKNYIRILAGDRVTVEMSPYDLTRGRITYRFK from the coding sequence GTGGCAAAAGACGATGTGATTGAAGTTGAAGGCAAAGTAGTTGATACAATGCCGAATGCAATGTTTACGGTTGAACTTGAAAATGGACATCAGATTTTAGCAACAGTTTCTGGTAAAATTCGTAAAAACTATATTCGTATTTTAGCGGGAGATCGTGTTACTGTCGAAATGAGTCCATATGACTTGACACGTGGACGTATCACTTACCGCTTTAAATAA
- a CDS encoding adenylate kinase — protein MNLLIMGLPGAGKGTQAAKIVEQFHVAHISTGDMFRAAMANQTEMGVLAKSYIDKGELVPDEVTNGIVKERLSQDDIKETGFLLDGYPRTIEQAHALDKTLAELGIELEGVINIEVNPDSLLERLSGRIIHRVTGETFHKVFNPPVDYKEEDYYQREDDKPETVKRRLDVNIAQGEPIIAHYRAKGLVHDIEGNQDINDVFSDIEKVLTNLK, from the coding sequence ATGAATCTTTTGATTATGGGCTTACCTGGTGCAGGTAAGGGAACTCAAGCAGCAAAAATCGTAGAACAATTCCATGTTGCACATATCTCAACAGGTGATATGTTCCGCGCTGCTATGGCAAATCAAACTGAAATGGGTGTTCTTGCTAAGTCATACATTGACAAGGGTGAATTGGTTCCTGATGAAGTTACAAATGGAATCGTAAAAGAACGTCTTTCACAAGATGATATTAAAGAAACAGGATTCTTGTTGGATGGTTACCCACGTACAATCGAACAAGCTCATGCCTTGGACAAAACATTGGCTGAACTTGGTATTGAACTAGAAGGTGTCATCAACATTGAAGTAAATCCAGACAGCCTCTTGGAACGTTTGAGTGGTCGTATCATCCACCGCGTAACTGGAGAAACTTTCCACAAGGTCTTTAACCCACCAGTTGACTATAAAGAAGAAGATTACTACCAACGTGAAGATGATAAGCCTGAGACAGTAAAACGTCGTTTGGATGTGAATATTGCTCAAGGGGAACCAATCATTGCTCACTACCGTGCCAAAGGTTTGGTTCATGACATCGAAGGTAATCAAGATATCAATGATGTATTCTCAGATATCGAAAAAGTATTGACAAATTTGAAATAA
- a CDS encoding preprotein translocase subunit SecY, with the protein MFFKLLREALKVKQVRSKILFTIFIVLVFRIGTSITVPGVNANSLNALSGLSFLNMLSLVSGNAMKNFSVFALGVSPYITASIVVQLLQMDILPKFVEWGKQGEVGRRKLNQATRYIALVLAFVQSIGITAGFNTLAGAQLLKTALTPQVFIMIGIILTAGSMIVTWLGEQITDKGYGNGVSMIIFAGIVSSIPEMIQGIYVDYFVNVPSDRINSSIIFVIILIITVLLIIYFTTYVQQAEYKIPIQYTKVAQGAPSSSYLPLKVNPAGVIPVIFASSITAAPAAILQFLSATGHDWAWVRTAQEMLATTSPTGIAMYALLIILFTFFYTFVQINPEKAAENLQKSGAYIHGVRPGKGTEEYMSKLLRRLATVGSLFLGVISILPIVAKDVFGLSEAVAFGGTSLLIIISTGIEGIKQLEGYLLKRKYVGFMDRTE; encoded by the coding sequence ATGTTTTTTAAATTATTAAGAGAAGCTCTTAAAGTCAAGCAGGTTCGATCAAAAATTTTATTTACAATTTTTATCGTTTTGGTCTTTCGTATCGGAACTAGCATTACAGTTCCCGGTGTGAATGCCAATAGCTTGAATGCTTTAAGTGGATTATCCTTCTTAAACATGTTGAGCTTGGTGTCAGGGAATGCCATGAAAAACTTTTCAGTTTTTGCTCTTGGTGTCAGTCCCTACATTACGGCCTCTATCGTTGTACAACTCTTGCAAATGGATATTTTACCCAAATTTGTAGAGTGGGGTAAACAAGGGGAAGTAGGTCGAAGAAAATTGAATCAAGCTACTCGTTATATTGCTCTTGTTTTAGCTTTTGTGCAATCTATCGGGATTACAGCTGGTTTTAATACTTTGGCTGGAGCTCAATTGTTGAAAACAGCTCTTACTCCACAAGTCTTTATCATGATTGGTATCATCTTAACAGCTGGTAGCATGATTGTTACTTGGTTGGGAGAGCAAATTACAGATAAGGGATACGGAAATGGTGTTTCTATGATTATCTTTGCCGGGATTGTTTCCTCAATCCCAGAGATGATTCAGGGCATCTATGTGGACTACTTTGTGAACGTCCCAAGTGACCGTATCAACTCATCTATTATTTTTGTAATCATTTTGATTATTACTGTATTGTTGATCATTTACTTTACAACTTATGTTCAACAAGCAGAATACAAAATTCCAATCCAATATACTAAGGTTGCACAAGGTGCTCCATCTAGCTCTTACCTTCCTTTGAAGGTCAACCCTGCTGGAGTTATCCCTGTTATCTTCGCAAGTTCGATTACTGCGGCGCCAGCAGCTATTCTACAGTTTTTAAGCGCTACAGGTCATGATTGGGCTTGGGTAAGAACAGCACAAGAAATGCTGGCAACAACTTCACCAACTGGTATCGCCATGTATGCTTTATTGATCATTCTCTTTACATTCTTCTATACGTTTGTACAGATTAATCCTGAAAAAGCGGCAGAGAACCTACAAAAGAGTGGTGCCTATATCCACGGAGTTCGTCCTGGTAAAGGTACAGAAGAATATATGTCTAAACTTCTTCGTCGTCTTGCAACTGTTGGTTCCCTCTTCCTTGGTGTGATTTCTATTTTACCGATTGTAGCAAAAGATGTTTTCGGGCTTTCAGAAGCAGTTGCTTTTGGAGGAACCAGTCTTTTGATCATTATCTCTACAGGTATTGAAGGAATCAAACAATTGGAAGGATACTTATTGAAACGTAAGTATGTTGGTTTCATGGATAGAACAGAATAA
- a CDS encoding 50S ribosomal protein L15, producing the protein MKLHELKPAEGSRKVRNRVGRGTSSGNGKTSGRGQKGQKARSGGGVRLGFEGGQTPLFRRLPKRGFTNINAKEYAIVNLDQLNVFEDGAEVTPVVLIEAGIVKAEKSGIKILGNGELTKKLTVKAAKFSKSAEEAITAKGGSVEVI; encoded by the coding sequence ATGAAACTTCATGAATTGAAACCTGCAGAAGGTTCTCGTAAAGTACGTAACCGCGTTGGTCGTGGTACTTCATCAGGTAACGGTAAAACATCTGGTCGTGGTCAAAAAGGTCAAAAAGCTCGTAGCGGTGGCGGAGTTCGCCTTGGTTTTGAAGGTGGACAAACTCCATTGTTCCGTCGTCTTCCAAAACGTGGATTCACTAACATCAACGCTAAAGAATACGCAATTGTGAACCTTGACCAATTGAACGTCTTTGAAGATGGTGCTGAAGTAACTCCAGTTGTTCTTATCGAAGCAGGAATTGTTAAAGCTGAAAAATCAGGTATTAAAATTCTTGGTAACGGTGAGTTGACTAAGAAATTGACTGTAAAAGCAGCTAAATTCTCTAAATCAGCTGAAGAAGCTATCACTGCTAAAGGTGGTTCAGTAGAAGTCATCTAA
- a CDS encoding 50S ribosomal protein L30 — MAQIKITLTKSPIGRIPSQRKTVVALGLGKLNSSVIKEDNAAIRGMITAVSHLVTVEEVN, encoded by the coding sequence ATGGCTCAAATTAAAATTACTTTGACTAAGTCTCCAATCGGACGCATTCCATCACAACGTAAAACTGTTGTAGCACTTGGACTTGGCAAATTGAACAGCTCTGTTATTAAAGAAGATAACGCTGCTATCCGTGGTATGATCACAGCAGTATCTCACTTGGTAACAGTTGAAGAAGTAAACTAA
- a CDS encoding 30S ribosomal protein S5, with the protein MAFKDNAVELEERVVAVNRVTKVVKGGRRLRFAALVVVGDHNGRVGFGTGKAQEVPEAIRKAVDDAKKNLIEVPMVGTTIPHEVLSEFGGAKVLLKPAVEGSGVAAGGAVRAVVELAGVADITSKSLGSNTPINIVRATVEGLKQLKRAEEVAALRGISVSDLA; encoded by the coding sequence ATGGCATTTAAAGACAATGCAGTTGAATTAGAAGAACGCGTAGTTGCTGTCAACCGTGTTACAAAAGTTGTTAAAGGTGGACGTCGTCTTCGTTTCGCAGCTCTTGTTGTTGTTGGTGACCACAACGGTCGCGTAGGATTTGGTACTGGTAAAGCTCAAGAAGTTCCAGAAGCAATCCGTAAAGCAGTAGATGATGCTAAGAAAAACTTGATTGAAGTTCCTATGGTTGGAACAACAATCCCACACGAAGTTCTTTCAGAATTCGGTGGAGCTAAAGTATTGTTGAAACCTGCTGTAGAAGGTTCTGGAGTTGCCGCTGGTGGTGCAGTTCGTGCCGTTGTGGAATTGGCAGGTGTGGCAGATATTACATCTAAATCACTTGGTTCTAACACTCCAATCAACATTGTTCGTGCAACTGTTGAAGGTTTGAAACAATTGAAACGCGCTGAAGAAGTTGCTGCCCTTCGTGGTATTTCAGTTTCTGATTTGGCATAA
- a CDS encoding 50S ribosomal protein L18, whose protein sequence is MISKPDKNKLRQKRHRRVRGKLSGTADRPRLNVFRSNTGIYAQVIDDVAGVTLASASTLDKEVSKGTKTEQAVAVGKLVAERANAKGISEVVFDRGGYLYHGRVKALADAARENGLKF, encoded by the coding sequence GTGATTTCAAAACCAGATAAAAACAAACTCCGCCAAAAACGCCACCGTCGCGTTCGCGGAAAACTCTCTGGAACTGCTGATCGCCCACGTTTGAACGTATTCCGTTCTAATACAGGCATCTACGCTCAAGTGATTGATGACGTAGCGGGTGTAACGCTCGCAAGTGCTTCAACTCTTGACAAAGAAGTTTCAAAAGGAACTAAAACTGAACAAGCCGTTGCTGTCGGTAAACTCGTTGCAGAACGTGCAAACGCTAAAGGTATTTCAGAAGTGGTGTTCGACCGCGGTGGATATCTATATCACGGACGTGTGAAAGCTTTGGCTGATGCAGCTCGTGAAAACGGATTGAAATTCTAA
- a CDS encoding 50S ribosomal protein L6: MSRIGNKVIVLPAGVELTNNDNVVTVKGPKGELTREFSKDIEIRVEGTEVTLHRPNDSKEMKTIHGTTRALLNNMVVGVSEGFKKELEMRGVGYRAQLQGSKLVLAVGKSHPDEVEAPEGITFELPNPTTIVVSGISKEVVGQTAAYVRSLRSPEPYKGKGIRYVGEFVRRKEGKTGK; encoded by the coding sequence ATGTCACGTATTGGTAATAAAGTTATCGTGTTGCCTGCTGGTGTTGAACTCACTAACAATGACAACGTTGTAACTGTAAAAGGACCTAAAGGAGAACTTACTCGTGAGTTCTCAAAAGATATTGAAATCCGTGTGGAAGGTACTGAAGTAACTCTTCACCGTCCAAACGATTCAAAAGAAATGAAAACTATCCACGGAACTACTCGTGCCCTTTTGAACAACATGGTTGTTGGTGTATCAGAAGGATTCAAGAAAGAACTTGAAATGCGCGGGGTTGGTTACCGTGCACAACTTCAAGGATCTAAACTTGTTTTGGCTGTTGGTAAATCTCATCCAGACGAAGTTGAAGCTCCAGAAGGAATTACTTTTGAACTTCCAAACCCAACAACAATCGTTGTTAGCGGAATTTCAAAAGAAGTAGTTGGTCAAACAGCTGCTTACGTACGTAGCCTTCGTTCACCAGAACCATATAAAGGTAAAGGTATCCGTTACGTTGGTGAATTCGTTCGCCGTAAAGAAGGTAAAACTGGTAAATAA
- a CDS encoding 30S ribosomal protein S8 translates to MVMTDPIADFLTRIRNANQAKHEVLEVPASNIKKGIAEILKREGFVKNVEIIEDDKQGIIRVFLKYGPNGEKVITNLKRVSKPGLRVYKKREDLPKVLNGLGIAILSTSEGLLTDKEARQKNVGGEVIAYVW, encoded by the coding sequence ATGGTTATGACTGACCCAATCGCAGACTTCCTAACTCGTATTCGTAACGCTAACCAAGCTAAACACGAAGTACTTGAAGTACCTGCATCAAACATCAAAAAAGGGATTGCTGAAATCCTTAAACGCGAAGGTTTTGTAAAAAACGTTGAAATCATCGAAGATGACAAACAAGGCATCATCCGTGTATTCCTTAAATACGGACCAAACGGTGAAAAAGTTATCACTAACTTGAAACGTGTTTCTAAACCAGGACTTCGTGTCTACAAAAAACGTGAAGACCTTCCAAAAGTTCTTAACGGACTTGGAATTGCTATCCTTTCAACTTCTGAAGGTTTGCTTACTGATAAAGAAGCACGCCAAAAGAATGTTGGTGGGGAAGTTATCGCTTACGTTTGGTAA
- the rpsN gene encoding 30S ribosomal protein S14 (located in the peptidyl transferase center and involved in assembly of 30S ribosome subunit; similar to what is observed with proteins L31 and L33, some proteins in this family contain CXXC motifs that are involved in zinc binding; if two copies are present in a genome, then the duplicated copy appears to have lost the zinc-binding motif and is instead regulated by zinc; the proteins in this group appear to contain the zinc-binding motif) translates to MAKKSMIAKNKRPAKFSTQAYTRCEKCGRPHSVYRKFKLCRVCFRELAYKGQIPGVTKASW, encoded by the coding sequence ATGGCTAAAAAATCAATGATTGCTAAGAACAAACGTCCAGCGAAGTTCTCTACTCAAGCTTATACTCGTTGTGAAAAATGTGGTCGTCCGCATTCAGTTTACCGCAAATTTAAACTTTGCCGTGTTTGCTTCCGTGAATTAGCTTACAAAGGACAAATCCCTGGTGTAACAAAAGCATCTTGGTAA
- a CDS encoding 50S ribosomal protein L5, with the protein MANRLKEKYLNEVVPALTEQFNYSSVMAVPKVDKIVLNMGVGEAVSNAKSLEKAAEELALISGQKPLITKAKKSIAGFRLREGVAIGAKVTLRGERMYEFLDKLVSVSLPRVRDFHGVPTKSFDGRGNYTLGVKEQLIFPEINFDDVDKTRGLDIVIVTTANTDEESRALLTGLGMPFAK; encoded by the coding sequence ATGGCAAATCGTTTAAAAGAAAAATATCTTAATGAAGTAGTTCCTGCTTTGACAGAACAATTCAACTACTCATCAGTGATGGCTGTGCCTAAAGTAGATAAGATCGTTTTGAACATGGGTGTTGGTGAAGCTGTATCAAACGCTAAAAGCCTTGAAAAAGCTGCTGAAGAATTGGCACTTATCTCAGGTCAAAAACCACTTATCACTAAAGCTAAAAAATCAATCGCCGGCTTCCGTCTTCGTGAAGGTGTTGCGATCGGTGCAAAAGTTACCCTTCGTGGTGAACGTATGTACGAATTCTTAGATAAATTGGTATCAGTTTCACTTCCACGTGTACGTGACTTCCATGGTGTTCCAACGAAATCATTTGATGGACGCGGAAACTACACACTTGGTGTGAAAGAACAATTGATCTTCCCAGAAATCAACTTTGATGACGTTGACAAAACTCGTGGTCTTGACATCGTTATCGTAACAACTGCTAACACTGACGAAGAGTCACGTGCATTGCTTACAGGCCTTGGAATGCCTTTTGCAAAATAA
- a CDS encoding 50S ribosomal protein L24 → MFVKKGDKVRVIAGKDKGTEAVVLTALPKVNKVIVEGVNIVKKHQRPTNELPQGGIIEKEAAIHVSNVQVLDKNGVAGRVGYKFVDGKKVRYNKKSGEVLD, encoded by the coding sequence ATGTTTGTAAAAAAAGGCGACAAAGTTCGCGTAATCGCTGGTAAAGATAAGGGAACAGAAGCTGTTGTCCTTACTGCCCTTCCAAAAGTAAACAAAGTTATCGTTGAAGGTGTTAACATCGTTAAGAAACACCAACGTCCAACTAACGAACTTCCTCAAGGTGGTATCATCGAGAAAGAAGCAGCTATCCACGTATCAAACGTTCAAGTATTGGACAAAAATGGTGTAGCTGGTCGTGTTGGTTACAAATTTGTAGACGGTAAAAAAGTTCGCTACAACAAAAAATCAGGCGAAGTGCTTGATTAA
- a CDS encoding 50S ribosomal protein L14, with translation MIQTETRLKVADNSGAREILTIKVLGGSGRKFANIGDVIVASVKQATPGGAVKKGDVVKAVIVRTKSGARRADGSYIKFDENAAVIIREDKTPRGTRIFGPVARELREGGFMKIVSLAPEVL, from the coding sequence ATGATTCAAACAGAAACTCGTTTGAAAGTCGCAGACAACAGCGGTGCTCGCGAAATCTTGACTATCAAAGTTCTTGGTGGTTCAGGACGTAAATTTGCAAACATCGGTGATGTTATCGTGGCATCTGTAAAACAAGCTACTCCTGGTGGTGCGGTTAAAAAAGGTGACGTTGTTAAAGCAGTTATCGTTCGTACTAAATCAGGTGCTCGTCGTGCTGATGGTTCATACATCAAATTTGACGAAAATGCAGCAGTTATCATCCGTGAAGACAAAACTCCTCGCGGAACACGTATCTTTGGACCAGTTGCACGTGAATTGCGTGAAGGTGGCTTCATGAAGATCGTGTCACTTGCTCCAGAAGTACTTTAA
- a CDS encoding 30S ribosomal protein S17 produces the protein MERNNRKVLVGRVVSDKMDKTITVVVETKRNHPVYGKRINYSKKYKAHDENNVAKEGDIVRIMETRPLSATKRFRLVEVVEEAVII, from the coding sequence ATGGAACGCAATAATCGTAAAGTTCTTGTTGGACGTGTTGTATCTGACAAAATGGACAAGACAATCACAGTTGTAGTTGAAACAAAACGTAACCACCCAGTCTATGGTAAACGTATTAACTACTCTAAAAAATACAAAGCTCATGATGAAAACAATGTTGCCAAAGAAGGCGATATCGTACGTATCATGGAAACTCGCCCGCTTTCAGCTACAAAACGTTTCCGTCTTGTAGAAGTTGTTGAAGAAGCGGTCATCATCTAA
- a CDS encoding 50S ribosomal protein L29 — protein sequence MKLNEVKEFVKELRGLSQEELAKRENELKKELFELRFQAATGQLEQTARLKEVKKQIARIKTVQSEAK from the coding sequence ATGAAACTTAATGAAGTAAAAGAATTTGTTAAAGAACTTCGTGGTCTTTCTCAAGAAGAACTCGCGAAGCGCGAAAACGAATTGAAAAAAGAATTGTTTGAACTTCGTTTCCAAGCTGCTACTGGTCAATTGGAACAAACAGCTCGCTTGAAAGAAGTTAAAAAACAAATCGCTCGTATTAAAACAGTTCAATCTGAAGCGAAATAA
- a CDS encoding 50S ribosomal protein L16 encodes MLVPKRVKHRREFRGKMRGEAKGGKEVAFGEYGLQATTSHWITNRQIEAARIAMTRYMKRGGKVWIKIFPHKSYTAKAIGVRMGSGKGAPEGWVAPVKRGKVMFEIAGVSEEIAREALRLASHKLPVKCKFVKREAE; translated from the coding sequence ATGTTAGTACCTAAACGTGTTAAACACCGTCGTGAATTCCGTGGAAAAATGCGCGGTGAAGCAAAAGGTGGAAAAGAAGTAGCATTCGGTGAATACGGTCTTCAAGCTACAACTAGCCACTGGATCACTAACCGCCAAATCGAAGCTGCTCGTATCGCCATGACTCGTTACATGAAACGTGGTGGTAAAGTTTGGATTAAAATCTTCCCACACAAATCATACACTGCTAAAGCTATCGGTGTGCGTATGGGATCTGGTAAAGGGGCACCTGAAGGTTGGGTAGCACCAGTTAAACGTGGTAAAGTGATGTTCGAAATCGCTGGTGTATCTGAAGAGATCGCTCGCGAAGCGCTTCGTCTTGCTAGCCACAAATTGCCAGTTAAATGTAAATTCGTAAAACGTGAAGCAGAATAA
- a CDS encoding 30S ribosomal protein S3, with protein MGQKVHPIGMRVGIIRDWDAKWYAEKEYADYLHEDLAIRKFVQKELADAAVSTIEIERAVNKVNVSLHTAKPGMVIGKGGANVDALRAKLNKLTGKQVHINIIEIKQPDLDAHLVGEGIARQLEQRVAFRRAQKQAIQRAMRAGAKGIKTQVSGRLNGADIARAEGYSEGTVPLHTLRADIDYAWEEADTTYGKLGVKVWIYRGEVLPARKNTKGGK; from the coding sequence GTGGGTCAAAAAGTACATCCAATTGGTATGCGTGTCGGCATCATCCGTGATTGGGATGCCAAATGGTATGCTGAAAAAGAATACGCGGATTACCTTCATGAAGATCTTGCAATCCGTAAATTCGTTCAAAAAGAACTTGCTGACGCAGCAGTTTCAACTATCGAAATCGAACGCGCAGTAAACAAAGTTAACGTTTCACTTCACACTGCTAAACCAGGTATGGTTATCGGTAAAGGTGGTGCTAATGTTGATGCACTCCGTGCGAAACTTAACAAATTGACTGGAAAACAAGTACACATCAACATCATCGAAATCAAACAACCTGATTTGGATGCTCACCTTGTAGGTGAAGGAATTGCTCGTCAATTGGAGCAACGTGTTGCTTTCCGTCGTGCACAAAAACAAGCAATCCAACGTGCAATGCGTGCTGGAGCTAAAGGAATCAAAACTCAAGTATCAGGTCGTTTGAACGGAGCAGATATCGCCCGTGCTGAAGGATACTCTGAAGGAACTGTTCCACTTCACACACTTCGTGCAGATATCGATTACGCTTGGGAAGAAGCAGATACTACATACGGTAAACTTGGTGTTAAAGTATGGATCTACCGTGGTGAAGTTCTTCCAGCTCGCAAAAACACTAAAGGAGGTAAATAA